From Malaciobacter mytili LMG 24559:
TTTGAAAGTTCCTCTTCTAAACTTTGTTTTTTAGATGTGTTTTGAATTTGTTCATTTTGTAATTGTTCTATTAAACTTTTTAGTTTATAAAGTTCTTGTTCATTTTGTAAAACTAAAGTTTGTTTAGTATTTAACTCTTTTTGAAGATTATCTCTTTGAGCTAAAACTTTTTCTTTTTCATCTCTAATTTTTACTATATTTCTTAACTCTTTTTCTAAAAGTTGTTTTTCTTCTTCTAGGTTTGTTTTAGAATCATCCATTAAAATAAAATTCAATGAACTAAATACTTGTTCTATCTCTTCTTTATTTTTTGATAATTTGTTTAGTTCTAAAGTAGAACTCTCTACTTTAGTTTCAAGTTTTGATAAATTTAATTCAAAAGTTCGTAAAGCTTTATTTTCTTCATCAAATATCTGTTTCTTTTGAGCGATTATTGAACTTGTTTCATCAGCATTTACACTTTTTCTATGATTTACAAACGGATGCTCTTTTGAACCACATAAAAAACACTCTTCACCCTCTTTTAGATTTACTCTATCACTCTCATATTTTGCTATTAAAAGTTCTGCTTCTCTTTTATCATTTAGAGTTTGTATATGTGTTTGAATTTCATTTATTAGTTTTGTTTTTTCTTCTATATTTGTTTTTATAATTTTTGATTCATCTTTTGAAGAAGATATGATGTTTTCTTCTTTTAAAATAAATTCCAACAATCTTTTATATTCATCTATAGAAGTAATTAGTTTTTCAATACTTTTTAATCTATCTCTATTATTTGCTTCTTTTTGATTAAAACTTGAAGTTTGAATTTCTAACTCTTTATACTCTTTATCTTTTAAATCAAACAGTATCTTTATTTCATCAAACTCTTTTTTTGCCTTGCTAAAACTATCTTGTAAAATCTTTTCATTTAAACTATTATTTTGAAGTTTTTCTTCTATTTGTTTTAAAAGTTTTAGTACATCTTTATAATCATTTACATTTTTAGAGATTAAAGATATCTCTTCTTTTAATGATTCATCATTTTTATTTTTTATTAGATAATCATTTATAGTTTTTAAATCATTTTCAATTCTTTCTTGATTTGTTTTTAATACTTTCAAATCTTCATTTAGTTTTGTTTTTTGTTCATTTTGAGAGCTTATTTTATTTTCTAACTCTTTGATGTTTTGAAGTTTTGATTCAATTTTAGTTTGTAGTGTTCTTACTTCTTGAAGTTTTTTAGAGTTCGTATCAAATGAAATTTTCTCTTTATCTAATTCATCTTTTACTTTTAATGATTCATTAGTTTTTGACTCTAGTTGCTGTTTTAATTCAATTAGTTCTTTTTGAAGTTTTTCTAGTTTTTCTTTATCTTGATTTATTATTTGAGTTAAAGAGTTTTTTTCTTGATATATTGGCTGAATATTTAAAGCTTTATTTGCTAAATCCAATCTAACAAAGTCTTCTTTTTTATTCTCTTTTTCAAGAGTAATTTGCTCAAATTCTTGAATATATCTATTATTATCAGTTTCTAACTTTTGTAAATTTTCAAGCCAATTAATTACTTTTTTTAGATCATTTACTTTAGTATCAAGTTCAAGTTTTTGGGCTTTTGAATTATTTAAAACTAGTGTTTTTTCAACAACAACTTCATTTGATAATAATTCAATATTTCCTAATAAATTTTCATCTAATTTAATTTCATCATTTTTACTAGTATAAGTTTGATATATTTCTTGAGATATTTGTTTATAGATTTGTGTTCCAGTAATCTTTTCAAGTAAACTTGAACGCTCATTTTCTTTTGCTTTTAAAAAGGCATCAAAACTTCCTTGAGCCAACATCATAGATTGAATAAATCTATCAAAATCAAGTCCAGATAAATCTTCTATATATTTTGGAACTTTAGAAAGATACGATTCTAAGACTTTTCCTGATTCAACTTCACTAATTTCCATTTTAGCACTTTGAAAAGCTCCATCAGCATTTTTTCTAGCTCTTTTTTGGCTCCAAGAACTTCTATAAACTTTACCTTTTACTTCAAATTCAACTTCACATAAACACTCACCAGTATGTCTACTCATAAGTTCATTTGGGTTAGATAATCTTGCAGTTCTTCCATATAAAGCACATGTAATTACATCTAAAATAGTACTTTTTCCAGCACCAGTTGGTCCAGTAATAGCAAATAAAGATTCATCTTTTAAAAACTTTTCCAAGTCTACTTCAAACTCACCTTTTAGAGAGTTAATATTTAGTGATTTTATTTTTAGTATTTTCATAGGCTTTGCACCTTAGAAACTACTTCTTTAAAATTCAAAAATAGTTCTTTTTCAAACTCTTTATCTTCTAAGTTTTCAAGTTCTAATCTTTTTTCAAATACTTGTTCAACTGACAATTCATCTAAACTTATAACTTTTAATTCATTAGCTTTTAATTGCTTTTCACTTTTATCTATTTTTACTGCAAGTAATATAAGTTCAAGTTTTGAAGCAAGTTGTCTAATTTCATTATTTGCATACATTGCATTATCATCAGATATATGAACTTCTATCCAAGAGTTTTTATCTTCTATTTTAGTAAGTTCATTTTTTATATGCTCGTAATTTCCTTTGATAATAACAAGTTTCCTAGAAAGTGGAACTTCTATTTCTTCTATACTTATTTCATTTTGAGTAAAAGATACAAGATTTACTTTTTGAGTATTTTTAGATTCAGAAAAACTAAGAGGTATAGGAGAACCTGAATATCTAACATGTTCATTATTTCCAACAACTTGATTTATATGAAGATGCCCTAAAGCAACATAATCAAACATTGAAGCTAAATAATCCCCACCAATATCAATAGTCCCACCTATATAAATATCTCTTTCACTTTGACTACTTCTACTTCCAACTGTTGTTAAGTGTCCCATAGCAATTATTGGTATATTTTTATCTTTTTTTAGTTCAAGTGCTTTTGAGTAGCAATTTTCATAATAAGCTTTAATACCACTATTTGCTAATTTTTCTTTTTCACTAATTGTTATTCCACTTAAAGATTCTCTAATAACACTATCTCTTAAAAATGGAACAGCACAAACAATAGATATTAAATCATCATTTTTATTTATAGGAATAATTACATTTTCATCTTCATCACCAGTTGTAATTACATGAACATTTAAAACTTCCAAAAGTTGTTTGGGTGCTTTTAAAGTTGATATTGAGTCATGATTTCCAGCAGTTATAATAGTAGTAATTAATGTTTTTATACTTGATAGTTCTTTTAAAAAATTATAATAAAGCTCTAAAGCATAATTTGGAGGCGTTCCAGTATCAAAAATATCTCCTGATATAACTAAAACTTCAACGTGTTTTTCTTTTATAATTTCTAAAAGCCAAGAAAGAAAATCTTCATGTTCTTCAGCTCTACTTTTCCCCATAAAATTTTGACCAAGATGCCAATCTGATGTATGTAATAAACGCATAAATAACCTATAAAAATTTATACAATCATTATAACAAAAAACAACTTTTTTGTGACTCTTTTTTATTTATTTCAATATATTAATATGACTTTCTCCAGTATTTTTACTCAACTTTGCATATCTTATAGTTTTATTTATGACCTAATTAACTTGAGAATATATATATTGATGTATTAAAAATATCAAATATACAAACCCTAAAAGAAAAGTAAGCTCTACTTTTAAAATTATTACCTTTTGGATTTAATTATATTTCAAAAGTTTTATTTTCCATTTTTATCCTTTAAAAAATTTCATTTTCATAAATAGTCTCATCCTTATTATTAAAATCCTCTACTATTTCATTTTGTATATTTATATTTGATTGACTTGCTAATTCTTCTGTTAGTTTTATTGCTTGTTTTAATATAAGTATATCTTCTTCACTCATCTTATCTTTTGTCATTGTTGTATCTATATATGTTGCTGCTATTTCGTTTATTTCATTATTTTTTGTTTCATAAGTTGCATAGGCTTCGATTAGTTCTTCTTTCTCTTTTGTTTGATCAATAGTTAAATTTATTTTTAAGATATTACTCTCTTCTATTTTTACAAACTCATTATTAGATACTAATCCATCTTCATTTTTATCTTGCCACAAGGCAAAGTTCTCCCATTCATTATCATTTTTATCAAATACTCCATCTTTATTTGTATCAAACCCTTTACTTAAGGCTTCTATATCATTTGTAGTATCTTCAAAAAGAACTCTCCAATCTGTTTCTAATTTACTATCTATAGTTCCACTTTTATTATAATCCCAAACAAGTACAGCATCATCTTTTCCAACACCATCTAATACTTCATTATGTTTTTCATAATATTTTTGAACAAATTCTATTCCATCTCCATCCAAATCTAAAACTATTGGGTCTCTTTTTATATATTTATAGTTTATTCCTGTATGTACAAAAAGATTTTTTACATTTTCTCCTGTTAAAAAATCTCCTTCATCACTGATTTTTGCAACAAAGCTTTTCATCTCAAAAACTCTATCTCCTTTTTTCTTCCAATAACTTCCACTATAATCAAAATAAAACTCTCCATCTTCTTCTACTGTTCTTCCATTAATATTTGTAGCACCTGAAACATTTAAAGCATAATATTTCTCTCCTCTATAAAAAGATGTTACAAAAGCTAAATTTGAAACAACACTTACACTTAAAGCATCAAGATTTGAATCCACATCATCAACAACAATTTTTCCTTTTCCAGTATTTAAACTATTTCTATTAAAATAAGAAGAGATTAAAATAGGTGCATCATTTACAGGGGTTACATTAACTTCAACAAAGGCTGTGCTTTGATTACCATCTTTATCTTCAACTATATATTCAAAGCCTGCTTTTCCTTTATAAAGTGCAGAGTTTCTATCAAAGGTATTATCAATAGAGCTATTATAATGTTCATCAGGATTAAAATTTATTGTGCCATTTTTATTTAAAGTAGCTGTTCCATTTAAAGAGTTTTTAATACCTACTATTTTTAAAGTATCATTTGCTTTTATAGAAAAATCATTTGAAAGTAAATTTTGTATTGTTATGGTTAAAGCAGTATCTTCTGTAGCAAAAACTTTATCATCAAATACAAAAGCAGAGTTCTTTTTTACATCATCAATATATACATTAAAATCATCAAATTGTAAAGTTGAGATATTTTTAAGTTCATTTATTCCTGTTTGAGTAATAACTGATGCAGAACTATTAAAGTTTGTAATTATATTTTTTACTTCTTTTCCATTAAAGTATTCAATTAATTTTCCATTATAAACAACAGTATCATTTCCAGCTTGTCCATCAATAGTATCATTACCTTCTGTTGCATAAAAGATATTAGTTTCATTATTTCCAACTATATTATCATCATAAGAAGAACCTACTACATTTTCAAAATTAGAGATAGTATCATTTGTAGCATATGCTTTTGATACAGTATTTGTACTTAGGTTTATATTTATTCCTTGATTACTATTTGAGTAATCAATAGTATCTATTCCTTCACCTCCATCTAAAATATCTTTTCCACTTGAAGCAAAGATAGTATCATTTCCACTACCACCTATAATAGTAATATCACTATTTGCACTATTTTTAATGATACTATTTCCACTTCCTAAGATTATCTCTTCTGCATTTGTTGAAGTTACATCAAAAACTATATCTTGTGTATCATCTATATAAATCTTATCATATCCACTACCCATATCTATAAAATCTCCACTTTGAGATTTTAAATCAGAAGCATCTATATAAGCTATATCATCTCCACCTTTAGCAAAATAAGTATCAGTTCCTTTATTACCTCTTATAATATCATTACCATCACTACCTATAATATTATCATTGCCTTGTGAGCCTATAAACTTTTCAATATTTGTTAAGCCCATATCAAAATTAATACCTCTTACATCATCAACTATAACAGTATCATATCCTTCACCACCATTAACTACTTCAACCAATAAGTTTTCACTTTGAAAATCTTCATAATCTACAACTATAGTATCATTTCCACTACCTGCATCTATTCTATCTGCACCTTTTCCACCTTCAATATAATCATTTCCACTTCCTGCAAAAATTGTATCATTTCCCTGTTTTGCAAGGATAATATCATTATTATCTTCACTATAAATTGTATCATCACCCTTTGAAGAATCTATATAATCATTTCCTGTAGTTTCAATATTTTCTAAAGTTATATTTAAAGAGCTACTTTTTAAAATAGTTTCTATATTCTCTTCTTTTACTATATTTGCAACTACATTTAAAGTTAAGTTTTCATTATTTACAGAGGGGTAAGTAAGAAGAATTTTTCCATCAAAATCTTGGGTATTTATATATAAACTTCCATTTTTAAAAATCCCTTTATTTGAAGTAGTATTTGAAGGTAAATTATCAATTTTTAAAACTATTAATTCATCATTATTTAAAATACTTTTATCAATATTTAATTCTATTAAAGCTTTTGTATCTGTGCTTATAGTATCTGAATAAATAGTATCATTTCCACCTTTTGAATAAATCTTATCATTTCCTCCACCACTATTTATATTATCACTAGCATCTGTATAATTTAAAGTTTGAGAAGCTAAAGTATTAGAAGTGATTTCTACTTTATTTATATGAAAGTATGGAAGGTCATTATCTAAAGCACTAAGAGTTATATTTTTTTCTACTACTTCTTTATTTGTATTTGTACTACTAATAGCTTTTATATTTAAAGATAGTTCATCACTACTTAAATTTTCTATTTTCAAATCTTCTAAATCTTGTTTTGTTAAAGTATAGCTTCCATCTTTATTTAAACTTCCTTTATTTAAAGAAGAACCGTTAGGAAGATTTGTTATTAATAAACTTAAAGTTTCACTATTATCATTATCTAGTAAAGAAGCATCTATACTAAGAAAAGCTTGATTATCTTTTATAAAACTATTTTGTACATTTAATATAGGTTTATCAATAATTTCATTTATTGTTATACTAAGGTTTTTAGACACTTCTGCTCTACTTGTCCCTCCATCTTCACTTATTGATTTTATTTGTAAATTTAATTTTCCAGAAAAGTTTTCAGGAGCAATAAAAGCTAATTTTTTTATATCTTTTTCATCTATTATCCAAGTATTTTCTTTTTTCTCTCCTGCATTTAACTCTATATTATTGGGGATCCCTCTTATTTCTAATTTTAGATTTTCACTTCCATCTAAATCTTGCAGTTTTGAAGATAGATTTAAAAATATTAAGTCATCTTCATTTGCAGTTATATCATTTAATTCTAAAATACTCTTATCTGCAACAGGTGTAATTTCTACAGGAAGATTTACTTCTATCTCACTTTTTCTTAGTGTATTATCTGGTTCAACTATTACTGAAGTAATTCCAATATTAAAATTACCTGAATAATTTAAAGGTGAATATAATTGTAAATTATCTAATTGACTTGTAGATATTTTCCAAGTTGTATCATTTAGCTTTTCACCGCTATTTAAGCTAAATTCTGAAGGTATTTTTAACTCTAAATAAAAATTTTGAGAAGCTCTTAGATTTCTTGTATTTACATCTATATCAAGTAAAGCTACTTCATCTTCATTTACTTTTACTGGATTTACAGTTATATTTACACTTGTAGGAATTGATTCTATATCAACTTTTATATAACCAATACTTTCTTCTTTATGTGCATTTTTCTTTTCTGTTGTTATAGCTTTTACTTTTAATTCAAAATCTTCTAAGCTATTAAATTCAGGTCTTATTTTCAAACCTTCTAATTCTTCTACTGTTAAATGCCAATTACCTTCACTATCTTTTAATCCTTTATTTAAAACTGCATTTAAAGGAACTTGTTCTATTACTATTTCTAAAGTTTCACTTCCATCTGTATCTGTTAATGAACTTTTTATATCAAGTGGTATAAAACTATTTTGATACCCTTTTGTATCTGATACTTCCAAATTTGCAAAATCTGCTTCTGATTGAATTCTTACTTCTACATCTTTTGAGGTAAATGTTTGATGAGTATTTTCTGCTTCTGTTGTAACTGCTGTTACTTTTAAAGTAAAGTTTTCATCACTATTTTCGACTAAATTTATACTTAACTCTTCTAATTGCGTAGGTAAAAGTTTCCAAGAACCATCACTTTGTTCTTCTCCTGCTGTTAAGCTTGTCCCTTGGGGCAATCCTTCTATTAGGTAATATAAGCTTTCACTTCCATCTTTATCTATAAACTCTGAAGCAATATCTATATAAGCAAACCCTGGATCTTCTGTTACACTTACTACACAATCCATCCCACTAGTAGTTTTTTGAAAAAGATTTAATTCTACATTATCTGCAACTGCATTAACTTTTACTTCTAATTCTTTTGAGATTTGAGCAATACTATTATTTTCATTTTCTTTTGTAAGTGCTGTTACTTTTATAGTAAAGTCTGTTGCATCATGTGTTTTTGGTGTAATTGTAAGAAAATTTAAATCTTTCGCTTCTAGATGCCATATTCCATTTTCATCTTTTTCTCCTTTATTTAAAGTAGCATCACTTGGAATATTTTCTATTTTTATACTTAAAACTTCACTTCCATCTATATCAACTAAAGCTGATTTTATATCTAAATTTATAGCAGTATCTTCATCTCCTTGTGTATTTGTTACTTCTAAAATAGCAGTATCTGCTACAGCATTTACTATTACTTTTAACTCTTCACTTATAGTTGCTATACTATTATTTTCACTCTCAATTGCATAAGCAGTTACTTTTATAGTAAAGTCTTCATCACTATGAAGTTGTGTAGTTAATTCTAAACCTTTTAATTCATCTTTTGTTAGATACCATATTCCATCACTATCTTTTTTCCCTTTATTTAAAGTAGCATCTTTAGGAATATTTTCCAAAGAAATAAGAAGTCTTTCTTTTCCATCTACTCCATCTAATGTATCTACTAAAGAACTATTTATATTTATAGGCAAAATAGTATCTTCTAAAATCTCTTTTTCACTATCTTCTAAAGACAAGTTTGGTGTATCTGCAACTGCAATAATTGTGATTTTTTCACTTATTTGTGTAGTTATTATTCTTCCATTTGTATCTCTAACTATTGCTTTTATACTTATTGTAAAATCATCAGAATTATCTTTTTGAGGAATCAAAGATAAATTAACTAAATCATTTTGAGTTAAATACCAATTACCATCTACTCTTTTTTCTCCTGAACTTAGGTTAAACCCTTCAGGTAAGCCTTCAAATATAACTTCTAAAGAACTATCAGCATTTGGGTTTGATATATCAAAATCAAAAAATATTTCATCTTCATTTATTATTGTTTTATTTAGTTTTACTAAAGCTGAAGTTAAAGGTTCTAAGTCTTTTATTGTTTGTACTTCTATTTTTCTTTGTACTTCTTCTTGTATATCTTTCTTTTGAAAAATAACTTCATCTTGAAAAGAAATATTATTTAAAAAACTTTGAGTAGAGCTATTATTTGTTTCTCTTAAGATAGTTGTTTTATCATCTAAAGAGTTTTCATTAGTATTTAATATCGTAGTATTATCATCACTTATTTCCTCTTTTTGTTTTAAAGTCTTTTTTTTATACTCTTTTATTAATAAAATATCTTTATATAAAGGGCTTTGTGTTTCTACAATAGGGATAACCAAACTATTATTTTCACTATTTATACTCTCCAAACCTTTTAATGAAGCTGGGTCATCACTTAAATAGCTTATTTCATCACTTGAAGACTCTTTTGTTTGGGCCACTGCCACTGTTCCTATCATAACAGCTGTTGCTATTGATGAGGCTTGAGAAGTTGGATTATTTTCATTTAAAACATTCTCTTCTTCAACTATCTCTTCTTCTTTTTTAAATTCAGCTTTTTTTATTAGTTGTTTATTTAAATAATCCACTTCAAAAACTACATTTTTAAAAGCTATCTCTTCTATATCAACTAAAGTATCTAAAATCTTTTTATCATTTGATTTTACTAAAATAGTATTATTATTTAAAAACATAACTTGATAGTTTTCAAAATTATCTTTATATTCAACAGTATCTTTACCACTTCCTGCATATATTATATTTTTACCAGCAGTAGTATTTATATAATCATTACCATCACCTAAGATTACTACATCATCACCCTCACCTGCATAAACTTTATTATTTCCCTTTATTGAAACAATATAATCATCTCCTTTTCCTGCATAAACAATATCATTACCAGCACCCAAAGAGATATTATCAGCTCCATCATTAGCAAAAACTATATTATTTTCATCATTTGTTACTATTACATCATTATTTTGTGAGCCTTTTACTCCCTCTATATTTATATATTTATCATTTTCATTTGAGTAGTTATTTTTTAAATTTACAACAGAAGAGTTTTCACTATTAGTATAATCTACTAAATCAACTCCTTCTCCTCCATCTAAGGTATCACTTCCACCTTTTCCTTCTAAAATATCATTACCACTATTTCCTATTAAAGTATTATCTTTATCATCTCCTACTAAAATATCATCAAAATTTGAACCCTTAAGATTTTCTACATTTTTTAAAGTATCACCATCATCATTATTATTAGAATTTAAACTTGCATATACACCACTTTTTGAGTTTTCATAAGAAACACTATCAATACCTAATCCTGTATCAATATTTTTTTTACCATCTTGTACAAGAATATAGTCATCTCCACTACCTGTAACAATTGTATCATTACCTTTTGATGAAACAATTAGATTATCTCCATAATATGCGGTAATCTTATCATCTAAAGAAGTATCCAAATAGATATTTTTATCTTCAAATTCATTTACATATTTAGCTAAAGCTTCATCTTCTAAAAGTAGAGTTTTAAAAGCTTCATTTACATCTATTTTTCCACCATTTTCTTCTACTTTTATCAATTCAAGTAAGGCTTGAAGGTTCACTTTTGTTCCATTTGGCAGGTCTATATGTGTATTTGTTTTATCCCATTTTTCCCAGTTTGAAATTACAAACTCTTTTGAGTTTTCTTGTGCTTTTTGTGCTTCTAAATCCTTATCAAAAGTAGTAATTATTAATTTACCTTCTTTTAATTCAAACTGCAAATCATTTAAACTTTTTCCAGCAAAAGAAAAAGCATCTTCACTTATAGTAAAGTTTTCATAAGGATTAGGAATATTTGCAAGTTCTAATAACTCTTCAAATCTTTTTGCAAAAATTTCTACTTTTTCTAAAAAGCTATATTTTAAAGCTTTAGGATTTTTTAGAAACTCTTCATAAGATTGGGCTTTTACATTTACATCTAAACTATTTGTATAGTTTAAATATCCTAAATTTAAGTCATATCCTAACTCTTTTAAAATCTCTAATGCCTCTTCTTTTGATGGTTCATTAATATTTATTTCATCTTCTTTATTTAAAGCAAGTACACTTTCACTTTCTTCTTTTAGATAAATATTTATCATTTTTTTAGCTATTTGATTTAGATAGTCATTTAC
This genomic window contains:
- a CDS encoding Ig-like domain-containing protein; translation: MAKKSKNEVIDKYLDIAEDAKEFAERLDRKYNEGLEAGESKLQAFVTGTGDSLTYIVVKKYAQTLQFIKFDKKSNIEKELGEMISDEAISNGASLVADNVGIALDKIADFLNKKQVVEVNTEKKEVVFKESINDTEKNTIVEFRDENSILVKTNDNKRILIHKTQDNKEERYILDNEGNLESYEIKNEKGEYKKYENNSLEKIDKKEIENLSNTLNDTTFDKVKLENSIKNIDKSNLQEPSEVGVISLKAGQTISHIAQNTKFSSIELLEYNNLTLEDAKNLPVGYKVLVPKEPPLEIQGENGVIKLFKNPDDTFTLRVPDENNNKTNITYDENSDLLIYGDKTNPNKITFTQDGIYEVWEKDSKGIMYQKEVSTDEFEISYKMQDGKKVLENIEIKKDNVEIEKLAKYTDFSKEELKEFNHLNGDTVSKNINFQVPISKQEIEGGYGEIAQYTTQDGNHIFIVPNSDGSKVTYATFTDGFNEKGAYEINSDGSINVNFEDRVIIANKDGYYFDSYGFEDKVDISYKRLKNGNLEVSSLVAKQDINLDSFNNTNLKKENIAFVNSLDGSGKILAGQSLIMPKGDAKYISSAYGTVKLMQTQDGNYVAEVPNEDGTTSKYFTTKDLVYEHNLDTNEQTISIQKDTEVRPVATWNDVGKTAINQIGSLIIANNSDFSNIDKIVVGTSVGVIADLATYNNDIAVKDVGASSWKNLAGSVVSFALSSYFAKNDNISDILGMDGTLIGDLADFTLSYAASTAITNFATGQSINFDFASAIGGFIGSKIGYAIAESWIDTKEESMGASIGSAIGAMAGTTMATTGGALASQFATFGSAAGPIGALIGAIIGVIVGSLLGGLFGGTPPPPTAEAKLEFDEETQTYNLVFSDSDDGGNEEAMINIGNSFAQQLTNIFNLPGGQLVDASLMPDINISQFKKKIFINGYKGSFSTAKETMAHALSVEIPFINVENGNPYILRAMHRTNEKFLEGNPDDESGRVDLDLLYKNIKIAQEYSDYKNEVNIIIDSNGKIITDKKILQEINEEYHQISKLEDETEKNRVLDEFLKKYSFKNYKTYVDEILKEVTNEDIQNYYTQKEQLEKSFDEKIEEVNKKLQENQIALEKVNKQLEEYQERQKEGNLSLKKQQKMLNLQTQKNIYEEEIALQKEQIEQIKEEKATAILEFNNKHYKEIEAIHWQEVFSIAEELRLEEQHYSEDFNKLNSEIAKYNYEIHKENDELLDVDVNDYLNQIAKKMINIYLKEESESVLALNKEDEININEPSKEEALEILKELGYDLNLGYLNYTNSLDVNVKAQSYEEFLKNPKALKYSFLEKVEIFAKRFEELLELANIPNPYENFTISEDAFSFAGKSLNDLQFELKEGKLIITTFDKDLEAQKAQENSKEFVISNWEKWDKTNTHIDLPNGTKVNLQALLELIKVEENGGKIDVNEAFKTLLLEDEALAKYVNEFEDKNIYLDTSLDDKITAYYGDNLIVSSKGNDTIVTGSGDDYILVQDGKKNIDTGLGIDSVSYENSKSGVYASLNSNNNDDGDTLKNVENLKGSNFDDILVGDDKDNTLIGNSGNDILEGKGGSDTLDGGEGVDLVDYTNSENSSVVNLKNNYSNENDKYINIEGVKGSQNNDVIVTNDENNIVFANDGADNISLGAGNDIVYAGKGDDYIVSIKGNNKVYAGEGDDVVILGDGNDYINTTAGKNIIYAGSGKDTVEYKDNFENYQVMFLNNNTILVKSNDKKILDTLVDIEEIAFKNVVFEVDYLNKQLIKKAEFKKEEEIVEEENVLNENNPTSQASSIATAVMIGTVAVAQTKESSSDEISYLSDDPASLKGLESINSENNSLVIPIVETQSPLYKDILLIKEYKKKTLKQKEEISDDNTTILNTNENSLDDKTTILRETNNSSTQSFLNNISFQDEVIFQKKDIQEEVQRKIEVQTIKDLEPLTSALVKLNKTIINEDEIFFDFDISNPNADSSLEVIFEGLPEGFNLSSGEKRVDGNWYLTQNDLVNLSLIPQKDNSDDFTISIKAIVRDTNGRIITTQISEKITIIAVADTPNLSLEDSEKEILEDTILPININSSLVDTLDGVDGKERLLISLENIPKDATLNKGKKDSDGIWYLTKDELKGLELTTQLHSDEDFTIKVTAYAIESENNSIATISEELKVIVNAVADTAILEVTNTQGDEDTAINLDIKSALVDIDGSEVLSIKIENIPSDATLNKGEKDENGIWHLEAKDLNFLTITPKTHDATDFTIKVTALTKENENNSIAQISKELEVKVNAVADNVELNLFQKTTSGMDCVVSVTEDPGFAYIDIASEFIDKDGSESLYYLIEGLPQGTSLTAGEEQSDGSWKLLPTQLEELSINLVENSDENFTLKVTAVTTEAENTHQTFTSKDVEVRIQSEADFANLEVSDTKGYQNSFIPLDIKSSLTDTDGSETLEIVIEQVPLNAVLNKGLKDSEGNWHLTVEELEGLKIRPEFNSLEDFELKVKAITTEKKNAHKEESIGYIKVDIESIPTSVNITVNPVKVNEDEVALLDIDVNTRNLRASQNFYLELKIPSEFSLNSGEKLNDTTWKISTSQLDNLQLYSPLNYSGNFNIGITSVIVEPDNTLRKSEIEVNLPVEITPVADKSILELNDITANEDDLIFLNLSSKLQDLDGSENLKLEIRGIPNNIELNAGEKKENTWIIDEKDIKKLAFIAPENFSGKLNLQIKSISEDGGTSRAEVSKNLSITINEIIDKPILNVQNSFIKDNQAFLSIDASLLDNDNSETLSLLITNLPNGSSLNKGSLNKDGSYTLTKQDLEDLKIENLSSDELSLNIKAISSTNTNKEVVEKNITLSALDNDLPYFHINKVEITSNTLASQTLNYTDASDNINSGGGNDKIYSKGGNDTIYSDTISTDTKALIELNIDKSILNNDELIVLKIDNLPSNTTSNKGIFKNGSLYINTQDFDGKILLTYPSVNNENLTLNVVANIVKEENIETILKSSSLNITLENIETTGNDYIDSSKGDDTIYSEDNNDIILAKQGNDTIFAGSGNDYIEGGKGADRIDAGSGNDTIVVDYEDFQSENLLVEVVNGGEGYDTVIVDDVRGINFDMGLTNIEKFIGSQGNDNIIGSDGNDIIRGNKGTDTYFAKGGDDIAYIDASDLKSQSGDFIDMGSGYDKIYIDDTQDIVFDVTSTNAEEIILGSGNSIIKNSANSDITIIGGSGNDTIFASSGKDILDGGEGIDTIDYSNSNQGININLSTNTVSKAYATNDTISNFENVVGSSYDDNIVGNNETNIFYATEGNDTIDGQAGNDTVVYNGKLIEYFNGKEVKNIITNFNSSASVITQTGINELKNISTLQFDDFNVYIDDVKKNSAFVFDDKVFATEDTALTITIQNLLSNDFSIKANDTLKIVGIKNSLNGTATLNKNGTINFNPDEHYNSSIDNTFDRNSALYKGKAGFEYIVEDKDGNQSTAFVEVNVTPVNDAPILISSYFNRNSLNTGKGKIVVDDVDSNLDALSVSVVSNLAFVTSFYRGEKYYALNVSGATNINGRTVEEDGEFYFDYSGSYWKKKGDRVFEMKSFVAKISDEGDFLTGENVKNLFVHTGINYKYIKRDPIVLDLDGDGIEFVQKYYEKHNEVLDGVGKDDAVLVWDYNKSGTIDSKLETDWRVLFEDTTNDIEALSKGFDTNKDGVFDKNDNEWENFALWQDKNEDGLVSNNEFVKIEESNILKINLTIDQTKEKEELIEAYATYETKNNEINEIAATYIDTTMTKDKMSEEDILILKQAIKLTEELASQSNINIQNEIVEDFNNKDETIYENEIF